The Mycolicibacterium flavescens genome has a segment encoding these proteins:
- the degQ gene encoding peptidase S1 and S6, chymotrypsin/Hap, whose amino-acid sequence MTNHPRYSPPPPPGRRPMGAEHGTPGYPGGAQRPGPYQQQPYDWRYATQHQVAHQHPTQQQFRAPYDPYRGAAQPLPGQPRQKRSRAGALTAGALAVAVVSAGIGGGVALLAQPDRPSASSSIDGAAPSVPAASLPVGSVEQVAAKVVPSVVKLETDMGRASEEGSGIILSSDGLILTNNHVVSAAQGGPGGPSGPSAGPGGAQTKVTFSNGRSAPFTVMGTDPSSDIAVVKAQGVSDLTPITIGSSANLQVGQDVVAVGSPLGLEGTVTTGIISALNRPVAASGDARNQNTVLDAIQTDAAINPGNSGGALVNMNGELIGVNSAIATLGADAGPQAQGGSIGLGFAIPVDQAKRIADELIKNGTAAHASLGVQVGNDASIDGARIVEVTDGGAAAAAGLPSGVVVTKVDDRVIGSADALVAAIRSRAPGEKVTLSYLDPSGKPKSVQVTLGKAQQ is encoded by the coding sequence GACGCCCGGCTACCCTGGTGGCGCCCAGCGCCCCGGCCCGTACCAGCAGCAGCCCTACGACTGGCGCTATGCGACGCAGCATCAGGTGGCTCACCAGCATCCGACTCAGCAACAGTTCCGTGCGCCTTACGATCCCTACCGCGGCGCGGCTCAGCCGCTGCCCGGTCAGCCGCGGCAAAAGCGTTCCCGCGCAGGGGCATTGACGGCTGGAGCGCTTGCCGTAGCGGTCGTGTCGGCCGGCATCGGCGGCGGGGTGGCGCTGCTGGCGCAGCCCGACCGGCCCTCGGCATCGTCATCGATCGACGGCGCGGCGCCCAGTGTGCCCGCTGCCAGCCTGCCGGTGGGTTCGGTGGAGCAAGTCGCGGCGAAGGTGGTTCCGAGCGTCGTCAAGCTCGAGACGGATATGGGGCGGGCATCCGAAGAGGGGTCGGGCATCATCCTGTCCTCCGACGGATTGATCCTGACCAACAATCACGTGGTGTCGGCGGCCCAGGGCGGTCCCGGCGGCCCCAGTGGCCCCTCAGCGGGCCCGGGCGGGGCCCAGACCAAGGTGACCTTCTCGAACGGTCGCAGCGCCCCGTTCACCGTCATGGGCACCGACCCGAGTAGCGACATCGCCGTGGTGAAGGCTCAGGGCGTCTCCGACCTCACCCCCATCACCATCGGTTCGTCGGCCAACCTGCAGGTGGGTCAGGACGTGGTCGCCGTCGGTTCACCGCTCGGCCTCGAGGGCACCGTCACGACCGGGATCATCAGCGCGCTGAACCGTCCGGTCGCCGCCAGCGGCGACGCTCGGAACCAGAACACCGTCTTGGACGCGATCCAGACCGATGCCGCCATCAACCCCGGCAACTCCGGTGGCGCGCTGGTCAATATGAACGGCGAGCTGATCGGCGTCAACTCCGCCATCGCCACACTGGGCGCCGACGCCGGGCCTCAAGCGCAGGGCGGTTCAATCGGCCTCGGCTTCGCGATCCCGGTGGACCAGGCCAAGAGGATCGCCGACGAATTGATCAAGAACGGCACCGCGGCGCACGCCTCGCTGGGCGTGCAGGTCGGTAACGACGCGTCCATCGACGGCGCTCGGATCGTCGAGGTGACCGACGGTGGCGCTGCTGCCGCGGCGGGGCTACCCAGCGGGGTCGTGGTCACCAAGGTCGACGACCGGGTGATCGGCAGCGCCGATGCGCTGGTCGCCGCCATCCGGTCCAGGGCGCCCGGGGAAAAGGTCACGCTGTCGTATCTCGACCCGTCGGGCAAGCCGAAGTCGGTCCAGGTCACGCTGGGTAAGGCGCAGCAGTGA
- the moaB gene encoding molybdenum cofactor synthesis domain protein: protein MTPTDVSTLRVAAPLSRAAYTVAVMEQPGELVGRALVVVVDDRTAHGDEEDHSGPLVTELLTEAGFVVDGVVVVSSDEVEIRNALNTAVIGGVDLVVSVGGTGVTPRDVTPEATRDILDRELLGISEALRASGLSAGMVDAGVSRGLAGISGSTLVVNLAGSRAAVRDGMATLNPLAVQIIGQLSSLDI, encoded by the coding sequence ATGACGCCGACCGACGTGAGCACCCTGAGAGTGGCCGCGCCGCTGTCACGGGCCGCATATACGGTTGCAGTCATGGAGCAGCCAGGGGAGTTGGTGGGCCGAGCACTGGTCGTCGTGGTCGACGACCGCACCGCACACGGCGACGAGGAGGACCACAGCGGTCCGCTGGTCACCGAACTGCTCACGGAGGCCGGATTCGTCGTCGACGGGGTCGTCGTCGTGTCGTCCGACGAGGTCGAGATTCGCAACGCTCTCAACACCGCGGTCATCGGCGGGGTGGACCTCGTGGTGTCGGTCGGCGGAACGGGTGTCACCCCCCGCGACGTGACGCCAGAAGCCACCCGCGACATTCTCGATCGTGAACTCCTCGGCATCTCGGAGGCCTTGCGCGCCTCGGGGTTGTCCGCGGGGATGGTCGATGCGGGTGTTTCCCGTGGCCTCGCCGGAATCTCGGGTAGCACGCTCGTCGTCAACCTTGCCGGCTCCCGCGCGGCGGTCCGCGACGGCATGGCGACCCTCAATCCGCTCGCGGTACAGATCATCGGCCAGCTGTCGAGCCTCGACATCTGA
- the mspC_1 gene encoding MspA protein — MKVFGRVLMALVLAIAGALASLFVSSGTSHAGLDNELSLVDGKDRTLTIQQWDTFLNGVFPLDRNRLTREWFHSGRAKYIVAGPGADEFEGTLELGYQIGFPWSLGVGINFSYTTPNVLLDQAPPNLDPSAGFLTTPNLFPGASISADLGNGPGIQEVATFSVDVAGAEGGVAVSNAHGTVTGAAGGVLLRPFARLISSAGDSVTTYGEPWNMN, encoded by the coding sequence ATGAAGGTTTTCGGTCGGGTGCTGATGGCGCTGGTTTTGGCGATAGCCGGAGCCCTCGCGTCGTTGTTCGTGAGTTCGGGCACCTCTCACGCGGGGCTGGACAATGAGTTGAGTCTGGTCGACGGCAAGGACCGGACGCTGACGATTCAGCAGTGGGACACGTTCCTCAATGGGGTGTTTCCTCTTGACCGCAACCGGCTGACCCGTGAGTGGTTCCACAGTGGCCGCGCGAAGTACATCGTGGCCGGCCCGGGTGCCGACGAGTTCGAGGGAACCCTGGAGCTGGGCTACCAGATCGGCTTCCCCTGGTCGCTGGGCGTGGGCATCAACTTCAGCTACACCACCCCCAACGTTCTGCTCGACCAGGCGCCGCCGAACCTCGACCCAAGCGCGGGCTTCTTGACCACCCCGAACCTGTTCCCCGGGGCGTCGATCAGTGCTGATCTCGGTAATGGTCCGGGTATTCAGGAGGTCGCGACCTTCTCGGTGGACGTGGCCGGCGCCGAAGGTGGTGTGGCGGTGTCCAACGCGCACGGCACGGTCACCGGCGCTGCCGGTGGTGTGTTGTTGCGCCCGTTCGCGCGGCTGATCTCCTCGGCCGGTGACAGCGTCACCACCTACGGCGAACCGTGGAACATGAACTGA
- the mspC_2 gene encoding MspA protein, whose translation MKVFSRVLMALVLAIAGALASLFVSSGTSHAGLDNELSLVDGKDRTLTIQQWDTFLNGVFPLDRNRLTREWFHSGRAKYIVAGPGADEFEGTLELGYQIGFPWSLGVGINFSYTTPNILLDQAPPNLDPSAGFLTTPNLFPGVSISADLGNGPGIQEVATFSVDVAGANGGVAVSNAHGTVTGAAGGVLLRPFARLISSAGDSVTTYGEPWNMN comes from the coding sequence ATGAAGGTATTCAGTCGGGTGCTGATGGCGCTGGTTTTGGCGATAGCCGGAGCCCTCGCGTCGTTGTTCGTGAGTTCGGGCACCTCTCACGCAGGGTTGGACAATGAGTTGAGTCTGGTCGACGGCAAGGACCGGACGCTGACGATTCAGCAGTGGGACACGTTCCTCAATGGTGTGTTTCCTCTTGACCGCAACCGGCTGACTCGTGAGTGGTTCCACAGTGGCCGCGCGAAGTACATCGTGGCCGGCCCGGGTGCCGACGAGTTCGAGGGAACCCTGGAGCTGGGCTATCAGATCGGCTTCCCCTGGTCGCTGGGCGTGGGCATCAACTTCAGCTACACGACCCCGAACATCCTGCTCGATCAGGCGCCGCCGAACCTCGACCCGAGCGCGGGCTTCTTGACCACCCCTAACCTGTTCCCGGGTGTGTCGATCAGCGCCGATCTCGGTAACGGCCCGGGCATCCAGGAGGTCGCGACCTTTTCGGTGGACGTGGCCGGCGCCAACGGCGGTGTGGCGGTGTCCAATGCGCACGGCACGGTCACCGGCGCTGCCGGTGGTGTGTTGTTGCGCCCGTTCGCGCGCCTGATCTCGTCGGCCGGTGACAGCGTCACCACCTACGGCGAGCCGTGGAACATGAACTGA
- the mscL gene encoding large conductance mechanosensitive channel protein: MLKGFKDFLARGNIVDLSVAVVIGTAFTGLVTRFTDSIIEPLISRIGAGGESDYGILRIGIGGGQTIDLNVLLSAVINFILVAAVVYFLVVLPYNRLRKKGEVEQAQDTELTLLTEIRNILAETNGSSGAHSAAPGTGPDPDTAKTTSADKT; this comes from the coding sequence ATGTTGAAGGGCTTCAAAGATTTCCTCGCCAGAGGCAACATCGTCGACCTCTCGGTCGCGGTGGTCATCGGTACGGCGTTCACCGGACTGGTCACCAGGTTCACCGACAGCATCATCGAGCCGCTGATCAGCCGCATCGGCGCGGGCGGTGAATCCGACTACGGCATTCTGCGCATCGGCATCGGCGGGGGCCAGACGATAGACCTGAATGTTCTGCTGTCCGCAGTGATCAACTTCATCCTGGTTGCGGCGGTCGTCTACTTCCTCGTCGTGCTGCCCTACAACCGGCTGCGCAAAAAGGGTGAAGTCGAGCAGGCCCAGGACACCGAGCTGACACTGCTCACCGAGATCCGCAACATCCTCGCCGAGACCAACGGATCCTCGGGCGCACACAGCGCAGCCCCCGGCACCGGTCCCGACCCCGACACCGCGAAAACCACGAGCGCCGACAAAACCTGA
- a CDS encoding flagellar basal body P-ring biosynthesis protein — MGDSLNLSPLHRITEIVRPDWTRTVLARRIAAGALVVLAAVAAVRPDPDDQHVDAVVAARDLSPGSELTADDVRREKLDAATVPDGVQTDAAAVVGATLAGPVRRGEALTDVRLLTPRLAEAAAGPTARIVPLSLDETAVLDLIRPGDVVDVLAAGGDSDTRPRVVASDAIVVLVSEKPTGTGAGTDRVVLVALPAHAANELAAATLVETVTLTLH, encoded by the coding sequence ATGGGGGACTCACTCAATCTGTCGCCGCTGCATCGGATCACCGAGATCGTGCGGCCCGATTGGACGCGCACGGTGCTTGCCCGCCGCATCGCCGCGGGCGCTCTTGTGGTGCTCGCCGCCGTCGCCGCGGTGCGTCCCGACCCCGATGACCAGCACGTCGACGCCGTCGTCGCCGCGCGCGACCTGAGCCCGGGAAGCGAGCTGACCGCCGACGACGTTCGGCGCGAAAAGCTCGACGCAGCAACGGTTCCCGATGGTGTTCAGACTGATGCCGCCGCGGTCGTGGGCGCCACACTGGCCGGCCCCGTCCGCCGCGGCGAGGCGCTCACCGATGTCCGCCTGCTGACGCCCCGGCTCGCCGAAGCGGCGGCGGGCCCGACTGCGCGCATCGTGCCGCTGTCGCTTGACGAGACCGCGGTGCTCGATCTGATCCGCCCGGGCGATGTGGTCGACGTGCTGGCCGCCGGTGGCGATTCCGACACCCGGCCGCGGGTGGTGGCCAGCGATGCGATCGTCGTGTTGGTGTCTGAAAAGCCCACGGGGACCGGCGCGGGGACTGATCGCGTGGTTCTGGTGGCGCTGCCCGCCCACGCCGCCAACGAGTTGGCCGCCGCGACGCTGGTGGAGACGGTGACGCTCACGCTGCACTGA
- the ygfA gene encoding 5,10-methenyltetrahydrofolate synthetase — MLRPIGEDDVSATKAELRASILVARRALPAHEHDTEAYALTEHVSALVSTETTVCAYVPVGSEPGSPEMIDALHRHGVRVLLPVALYDVSGIPQPLQWGEYVPGELTEGRFGLREPGGPRLEPETISLATTLLIPALAVDRGGARLGRGAGFYDRSLRLASRSARLVAVVRDDELVDRLPTEPHDVSMTHALTPRRGFVALDRAAGPGMTHAT; from the coding sequence GTGTTGAGACCGATTGGGGAAGATGACGTGAGCGCGACCAAGGCGGAGCTACGGGCCTCGATTCTGGTGGCTCGCCGGGCCCTGCCCGCGCACGAGCACGACACCGAGGCATACGCGTTGACCGAGCATGTGTCGGCACTCGTCTCGACCGAAACGACTGTCTGCGCCTACGTTCCGGTCGGCTCCGAGCCCGGCTCCCCCGAGATGATCGACGCTCTTCACCGGCACGGCGTGCGGGTGCTGCTGCCGGTCGCCTTGTACGACGTCTCGGGTATCCCGCAGCCGTTGCAGTGGGGCGAGTACGTGCCCGGCGAATTGACGGAGGGGCGGTTCGGCCTTCGGGAACCCGGAGGGCCGCGGCTCGAACCGGAGACCATCTCGCTTGCCACGACGTTGTTGATCCCCGCGCTCGCGGTCGATCGCGGCGGTGCGCGGCTGGGCCGCGGTGCCGGCTTCTACGACCGGTCACTGCGGTTGGCATCGCGGTCGGCGCGGCTCGTGGCGGTCGTGCGCGACGACGAACTCGTCGACCGGCTACCCACCGAACCGCACGACGTGTCGATGACCCACGCGCTGACACCGCGGCGCGGGTTTGTGGCCCTCGACCGGGCGGCCGGGCCGGGAATGACGCACGCCACGTAG
- the gtaB gene encoding UDP-glucose pyrophosphorylase has translation MTRPLVSIPHTAVVPAAGLGTRFLPATKTVPKELLPVVDTPGIELVAAEAAEAGAERLIIITSEGKDGVVAHFVDDLVLEGTLEARGKKSMLEKVRRAPALIKVESVVQAEPLGLGHAVSCVEPKLSPEEDAIAVLLPDDLVLPTGVLETMSKVRAKRGGSVLCAIEVPRDEISAYGVFDVEPVSDTNNPNVLRVKGMYEKPKAEDAPSPYAAAGRYVLDRAIFDALRRVPRGAGGEIQLTDAVALLINEGHPVHVVVHRGSRHDLGNPGGYLKAAVDFALKRDDYGPELRRWLVERLGLIDC, from the coding sequence ATGACACGGCCTCTGGTCTCGATCCCCCACACGGCGGTGGTTCCTGCGGCTGGCCTGGGCACTCGGTTCCTGCCGGCCACCAAAACGGTCCCCAAGGAACTGCTCCCTGTCGTCGACACACCGGGCATCGAACTCGTCGCCGCGGAAGCGGCCGAGGCGGGCGCGGAACGGCTGATCATCATCACGTCCGAGGGCAAGGACGGGGTCGTCGCGCATTTCGTCGACGACCTCGTGCTCGAGGGCACTTTGGAGGCCCGCGGCAAGAAGTCGATGTTGGAGAAGGTGCGTCGCGCACCGGCCCTCATCAAGGTCGAGTCGGTGGTGCAGGCCGAGCCGCTGGGCCTCGGCCACGCGGTCAGCTGCGTGGAACCGAAGCTGAGCCCCGAAGAGGACGCGATCGCGGTGTTGCTGCCCGACGACCTCGTGTTGCCGACCGGCGTGCTGGAGACCATGTCGAAGGTGCGGGCCAAACGCGGTGGTTCGGTGCTGTGTGCGATCGAAGTGCCACGCGACGAGATCAGCGCTTACGGCGTCTTCGACGTCGAACCCGTCTCCGACACGAACAACCCGAACGTGTTGCGTGTGAAGGGGATGTACGAGAAGCCGAAGGCCGAGGACGCCCCGTCGCCGTACGCCGCGGCCGGTCGATACGTGCTGGACCGGGCCATCTTCGATGCGCTGCGGCGCGTTCCGCGCGGCGCGGGCGGTGAAATCCAGCTGACCGACGCCGTCGCGTTGCTCATCAACGAGGGACACCCGGTGCACGTCGTCGTGCACCGTGGCTCTCGACACGACCTCGGAAATCCCGGAGGCTACCTCAAGGCTGCGGTTGACTTTGCGTTGAAGCGCGATGACTACGGGCCGGAACTCCGGCGGTGGTTGGTGGAGCGATTGGGGCTGATCGACTGCTGA
- the moeA_1 gene encoding molybdenum cofactor synthesis domain protein, producing the protein MRSVEEQQARVAAAAVAPRPVRVAIAEAQGLMCAEEVVTERPLPGFDQAAIDGYAVRSVDVLGVGEAGDAADGDEPTDGEVSLPVMGLIEAGARTPSRLQPRQAARVQTGAPMPTLADAVLPLRWTDGGDARVRVLRGVRSGAYVRRTGDDVQPGDVAVRSGTIIGAAQVGLLAAVGRERVLVHPRPRLSVMCVGGELVDISRTPGNGQVYDVNSYALAAAGRDAGAEVNRVGIVDTDPKRLREVVEGQLNRAEVVVIAGAVGGAAAEGVRSVLAELGEMEVTRIAMHPGSVQGFGQLGRDGVPVFLLPANPVSALVVFEVMVRPLIRLSLGKRHAHRRIVQARALSPIESVAGRTGYLRGQLMRDQDTGEYLVQALGGAPGASHLLATLAEANCLVIVPTEAESVRTGEIVDVAFLAQRG; encoded by the coding sequence GTGCGTTCGGTCGAGGAACAGCAGGCACGAGTCGCGGCTGCGGCGGTGGCGCCGCGGCCGGTACGCGTGGCGATAGCCGAGGCGCAGGGGTTGATGTGCGCCGAGGAAGTGGTCACCGAGCGTCCGCTGCCCGGATTCGATCAGGCGGCGATCGACGGGTATGCGGTCCGCAGCGTCGACGTGCTCGGCGTCGGCGAAGCCGGCGACGCGGCAGACGGGGACGAGCCGACCGACGGCGAAGTGAGCCTGCCGGTGATGGGACTGATCGAGGCCGGCGCCCGGACACCGAGCAGACTGCAGCCGCGTCAGGCCGCGCGGGTCCAGACCGGCGCCCCGATGCCGACGCTGGCCGACGCGGTGCTCCCGCTGCGCTGGACCGACGGCGGCGATGCCCGGGTGAGGGTGCTGCGTGGCGTGCGCTCGGGCGCCTACGTCCGGCGAACGGGCGACGATGTCCAACCGGGCGACGTCGCGGTGCGGTCGGGCACGATCATCGGCGCGGCGCAGGTCGGCCTGCTGGCCGCGGTCGGCCGGGAGCGGGTCCTGGTGCATCCGCGGCCGCGGTTGTCCGTCATGTGCGTGGGCGGTGAACTCGTCGACATCTCCCGCACACCGGGCAACGGTCAGGTGTACGACGTGAACTCCTACGCGCTGGCCGCCGCGGGGCGTGACGCGGGCGCCGAGGTGAACAGGGTCGGCATCGTCGACACCGACCCCAAGCGACTGCGCGAAGTCGTCGAGGGTCAGCTCAATCGCGCCGAGGTGGTCGTCATCGCCGGGGCGGTCGGCGGAGCGGCCGCCGAGGGGGTCCGTTCTGTGCTCGCCGAACTCGGGGAGATGGAGGTGACCCGCATCGCCATGCACCCCGGCTCGGTGCAGGGGTTCGGCCAACTGGGCCGCGACGGCGTTCCGGTATTCCTGTTACCCGCCAACCCGGTCAGCGCGCTGGTGGTGTTCGAGGTCATGGTGCGTCCACTGATCCGGTTGTCGCTGGGCAAGCGGCATGCGCACCGCCGCATCGTGCAGGCTCGTGCGTTGTCGCCGATCGAATCGGTCGCGGGCCGGACGGGATATCTGCGCGGTCAACTAATGCGGGATCAGGACACCGGCGAGTACCTCGTCCAGGCGCTCGGCGGTGCGCCTGGCGCGTCGCACTTGCTGGCCACGCTGGCCGAGGCGAACTGTCTGGTCATCGTGCCCACCGAAGCCGAATCGGTTCGTACCGGCGAGATCGTCGACGTCGCTTTCCTGGCACAACGCGGCTGA
- the ydaF_2 gene encoding N-acetyltransferase GCN5, with protein sequence MSAGPLRVAAGVVRLRPVRLRDGAQWSRIRLADRAHLEPWEPAAGVDWETRHAITSWPSVCSGLRSEARKGRMVPLVIELDDQFCGQLTIGNVTYGALRSAWIGYWVAKAVNGGGVATAALALGVDHCFGPVGLHRVEATVRPENAASRAVLTKVGFREEGLLRRYLDVDGAWRDHLLVAITIEEITGSAAATLVRQGRAEWA encoded by the coding sequence ATGTCTGCGGGTCCGCTGCGGGTGGCCGCCGGCGTTGTGCGGTTGCGCCCGGTCCGGCTGCGCGACGGAGCGCAGTGGAGCCGCATCAGGTTGGCCGACCGCGCGCACTTGGAACCGTGGGAACCGGCCGCGGGTGTGGACTGGGAGACGCGACACGCGATCACGTCGTGGCCCTCGGTGTGTTCGGGGCTGCGGTCCGAAGCGCGCAAGGGCCGGATGGTGCCCCTCGTGATCGAATTGGACGACCAGTTCTGCGGGCAGCTCACGATCGGCAACGTCACGTACGGGGCACTGCGATCGGCCTGGATCGGGTATTGGGTGGCCAAGGCGGTGAACGGCGGCGGGGTCGCGACAGCGGCCTTGGCGTTGGGTGTGGACCATTGTTTCGGTCCGGTCGGACTGCACCGGGTCGAGGCGACGGTGCGCCCGGAAAACGCAGCTAGCCGAGCGGTTTTGACGAAGGTCGGCTTTCGGGAGGAAGGGCTGCTGCGCCGGTACCTAGATGTCGACGGCGCCTGGCGCGACCACCTGCTGGTGGCCATCACGATCGAAGAGATCACCGGCTCCGCGGCCGCGACGCTGGTGCGACAGGGGCGCGCCGAGTGGGCATAG
- a CDS encoding putative transmembrane protein: MPSIPQSLLWISLVVLWLFVLVPMLISKRDTVRRTSDVALSTRVLNGGRNSRLLKRRGPAAGHASDPDWRPSEEDLDEEIEPEPEPVSSRAVVRAAAVAVEEKAAPDYLDVDVIGEDSGALPIGVSDRPEAEKEELTLQFDEPADEAVDEAAVEEQEPEPEDVDADDEYETVDDSSGLEAPSEADLRMADSLSEARRRRHESKTAAAVSERKYRFRKRMLTALGVLLVATAAAAFTLSATLWWLCGAVSGFTVLYLGYLRRQTRIEERLRRRRAQRIARSRLGVENTDDREFDVVPARLRRPGSVVLEIDDEDPIFEHLDYAPFARHFDLPRAAGQ; encoded by the coding sequence ATGCCAAGCATCCCCCAATCTCTTCTGTGGATATCTCTCGTCGTTCTCTGGCTCTTCGTGCTCGTGCCGATGCTGATCAGCAAGCGCGACACCGTGCGCCGGACCAGTGATGTCGCGCTGTCCACACGCGTCCTCAACGGCGGCCGCAATTCGCGGCTTCTGAAACGACGCGGTCCGGCGGCCGGCCATGCCAGCGATCCGGACTGGCGCCCCTCCGAAGAAGACCTCGACGAGGAGATCGAACCCGAACCCGAACCCGTCAGCAGTCGCGCGGTGGTGCGCGCCGCCGCGGTCGCCGTGGAGGAGAAGGCCGCACCCGACTACCTCGACGTCGATGTTATCGGCGAAGACTCCGGCGCCCTGCCCATCGGAGTGTCCGACCGTCCGGAAGCCGAAAAAGAAGAGCTGACACTGCAATTCGACGAGCCGGCGGATGAGGCGGTCGACGAGGCGGCCGTCGAAGAGCAGGAACCCGAGCCCGAGGACGTCGACGCCGACGACGAGTACGAGACCGTTGACGACTCATCCGGCTTGGAGGCGCCGTCCGAAGCCGACCTGCGGATGGCCGACTCGCTGTCCGAGGCGCGTCGGCGCAGGCATGAGTCCAAGACGGCGGCCGCGGTGAGCGAGCGCAAGTACCGGTTCCGCAAGCGGATGTTGACAGCGCTTGGCGTGCTGTTGGTGGCGACGGCGGCCGCGGCGTTCACGCTGAGCGCGACGTTGTGGTGGCTGTGCGGCGCTGTCAGCGGGTTCACCGTCCTGTACCTGGGCTACCTGCGGAGGCAGACCCGGATCGAGGAGCGGCTGCGTCGCAGGCGTGCGCAGCGCATCGCTCGCTCGCGGCTGGGCGTCGAGAACACCGATGACCGCGAGTTCGACGTGGTGCCTGCGCGCTTGCGGCGGCCGGGTTCGGTGGTGCTGGAGATCGACGACGAGGATCCGATCTTCGAACATCTGGACTACGCGCCGTTTGCGCGGCACTTCGACCTGCCGCGGGCTGCGGGGCAGTAA
- the rhlG gene encoding dehydrogenase, whose protein sequence is MSDGQFSTHTELFDLTGKRAVVTGGTSGIGVMMSRGLLQAGASVVISSRKADACERAQEELSRFGQVRAIPADLSRHDECLRLADEVTGGGEPVHILVNNAGATWGEPLESFPDSAWDKILNVNVKSPFWLVQAFLPALRAAGTADDPARIINLGSVDGIRVPELPTYSYSASKAAVHQLTRVLARELGPQHITVNAVAPGAFPSKMMAATLDAFGDEIAASAPLRRIGRDDDMAGIAVYLASRAGAFLTGAIIPVDGGLATTASK, encoded by the coding sequence ATGAGTGACGGTCAGTTCAGCACGCATACAGAACTTTTCGACCTCACCGGCAAGCGCGCCGTCGTCACCGGTGGCACGAGCGGCATCGGCGTGATGATGAGCCGCGGTCTGCTGCAGGCCGGTGCCAGCGTGGTGATCAGCTCGCGAAAAGCCGACGCCTGCGAACGCGCGCAGGAAGAATTGTCCCGGTTCGGCCAGGTGCGCGCGATCCCTGCGGACCTCTCACGACACGACGAGTGCCTGCGGCTCGCCGACGAGGTGACCGGTGGCGGCGAGCCGGTGCACATCCTCGTCAACAACGCGGGTGCGACCTGGGGCGAGCCACTGGAAAGCTTCCCCGACTCCGCGTGGGACAAGATCCTCAACGTCAACGTCAAGTCGCCGTTCTGGCTCGTTCAGGCGTTCCTGCCCGCGCTTCGTGCCGCAGGCACCGCGGACGATCCGGCCCGGATCATCAACCTCGGCAGTGTCGACGGCATCCGGGTGCCCGAACTGCCGACGTACTCCTACAGCGCCAGTAAGGCGGCCGTCCATCAGCTCACCCGTGTACTCGCCCGCGAACTGGGGCCGCAGCACATCACGGTCAATGCCGTTGCGCCAGGCGCGTTCCCGTCGAAGATGATGGCCGCGACCTTGGATGCGTTCGGCGATGAGATCGCGGCGTCGGCGCCGCTGCGTCGCATCGGACGCGACGACGACATGGCCGGGATCGCGGTCTACCTCGCCAGTCGCGCCGGAGCGTTCCTGACCGGGGCGATCATCCCCGTCGACGGCGGACTGGCCACGACTGCGAGCAAGTGA
- the sodA gene encoding superoxide dismutase (Mn), giving the protein MAEYTLPDLDYDYGALEPHISGQINEIHHSKHHATYVKGVNDAIAKLEEARANGDHAAIFLNEKNLAFHLGGHVNHTIWWKNLSPNGGDKPTGELAAAIDDQFGSFDKFQAQFAAAANGLQGSGWGVLGYDTLGQRLLTFQLYDQQANVPLGIIPLLQVDMWEHAYYLQYKNVKADYVKAFWNVVNWEDVQNRFAAATSKTSGLIF; this is encoded by the coding sequence ATGGCTGAGTACACCCTGCCTGATCTTGACTACGACTACGGCGCACTGGAACCGCACATCTCGGGTCAGATCAACGAAATTCATCACAGCAAGCATCACGCCACCTACGTGAAGGGCGTCAACGACGCAATCGCCAAACTCGAAGAGGCCCGCGCCAACGGCGACCATGCGGCGATCTTCCTCAACGAGAAGAACCTCGCGTTCCATCTCGGCGGACACGTCAACCACACCATCTGGTGGAAGAACCTCTCACCGAACGGTGGTGACAAGCCGACCGGCGAGCTGGCTGCCGCGATCGACGACCAGTTCGGGTCGTTCGACAAGTTCCAGGCGCAGTTCGCCGCCGCGGCCAACGGCTTGCAGGGCTCCGGATGGGGTGTGCTCGGCTACGACACCCTGGGTCAGCGGTTGCTCACCTTCCAGCTGTACGACCAGCAGGCCAACGTCCCGCTGGGCATCATCCCCCTGCTGCAGGTCGACATGTGGGAGCACGCGTACTACTTGCAGTACAAGAACGTGAAAGCCGACTACGTCAAGGCATTCTGGAATGTAGTGAACTGGGAGGACGTCCAGAACCGGTTCGCCGCGGCCACCAGCAAGACATCCGGGCTCATCTTCTAG